Proteins encoded by one window of Anopheles maculipalpis chromosome 2RL, idAnoMacuDA_375_x, whole genome shotgun sequence:
- the LOC126568056 gene encoding glucose dehydrogenase [FAD, quinone]-like translates to MLFNLVNYYLVVGFYTIGVFVASCAFKLFFYAAYFNDLSKVPSEYDYIIIGSGTAGSWISSRIPSADVLVVEAGPKWNGLMDVPLFLPLAHGTPYDWQYVTEPQTHSCWALNENRSRWPMGKTVGGTHMLNNMVHYKPKRKDFTDWFERAQDLDRFLDFFDHDLWTNVERGFTTELGSVFITAAKSLGFGDDEFFQPFLTTRNGRRWTTAHEYEHSANRKGHTRMTNSLVEKIITQEGIAKSLLVSRAGGAKFLVSARKGIILTAGTIGSAKLLLHSGIGPREELESLGIETIVNLPQVGKNLQDHIGTGSELLLISNSLNLHPFDLVHPANVLNYFTGNHHQSSLSFGGCEAVGFVSLDGSSNYTSDLQFMVLPAGLSSDGGVHLRKILNLKDSVWNDYYEPLLRMGQPAVTVLPILLHPKSKGQIALKSTNVCDAPVIDPNYLASKDDVIVLIKGIRLLQKITQQPSARKVGLEFNPKPFPGCSMLPFDSDSYWECYVRSVTHTIYHPVGTCRMGRSGVDSVVSSVDLRVHGVRNLFVADASVMPSLPSGNPNSVAMAIGEYFVRSNFPSKVTTGK, encoded by the exons ATGCTATTCAATTtagttaattattatttagttGTGGGCTTTTATACGATAGGAGTGTTCGTTGCATCTTGtgcatttaaattgtttttctacGCGGCATATTTTAATGATCTAAGCAAAGTACCCTCTGAGTATGATTATATCATCATTGGAAGCGGAACAGCTGGTTCCTGGATCTCGAGCCGTATTCCTTCCGCGGATGTGCTTGTCGTGGAAGCTGGCCCCAAGTGGAACGGGTTGATGGATGTGCCACTATTTTTACCGTTAGCACACGGAACACCGTACGATTGGCAGTATGTAACAGAACCACAGACACACTCCTGCTGGGCTCTGAACGAGAATCGTAGCCGATGGCCAATGG GTAAAACGGTCGGTGGCACCCACATGCTTAACAACATGGTTCACTACAAGCCGAAAAGGAAGGACTTTACCGATTGGTTTGAACGAGCCCAGGATTTGGACCgctttttggattttttcgaCCACGATCTGTGGACAAATGTGGAGCGTGGGTTTACCACCGAACTGGGAAGCGTTTTTATTACCGCCGCGAAAAGTCTCGGGTTTGGTGATGATGAATTTTTTCAACCATTTCTTACGACGCGAAACGGCAGACGATGGACAACGGCACACGAATACGAACATTCCGCCAATCGGAAAGGGCACACAAGAATGACAAATAGCttggtggaaaaaataataacccaAGAAGGAATCGCTAAAAGTTTGCTCGTTTCTCGTGCAGGAGGAGCAAAGTTTCTTGTAAGCGCACGAAAAGGGATCATTTTGACTGCGGGAACAATTGGATCGGCTAAACTGTTGCTACACAGTGGCATTGGGCCACGGGAGGAGTTGGAAAGTCTAGGAATTGAAACAATTGTCAATCTGCCACAGGTTGGTAAAAACCTACAAGATCACATAGGAACCGGATCGGAGTTGCTTTTAATAAGCAACTCGCTCAATCTACATCCATTTGATCTTGTGCATCCGGCGAATGTACTTAACTACTTCACCGGCAATCATCACCAATCGTCACTTTCGTTCGGTGGCTGTGAAGCGGTCGGATTTGTATCGCTCGACGGTAGTAGTAATTATACGAGCGATTTACAATTTATGGTACTTCCGGCCGGTCTTAGTTCCGATGGTGGTGTACACTTACGGAAAATTCTAAACCTAAAAGATTCCGTGTGGAACGATTATTATGAACCGTTGCTGCGAATGGGACAGCCAGCCGTTACGGTTTTACCAATACTACTGCATCCAAAGAGCAAAGGACAAATCGCATTAAAAAGCACGAATGTTTGCGACGCACCAGTTATCGATCCAAATTATCTTGCATCAAAAGATGATGTCATCGTTCTCATCAAAGGAATTCGTTTGCTGCAAAAAATCACCCAGCAACCGTCGGCGAGAAAAGTAGGCCTAGAGTTTAATCCAAAACCATTCCCCGGTTGCTCGATGCTACCGTTCGACAGTGATTCCTACTGGGAGTGTTACGTTCGTTCCGTAACGCACACAATTTATCATCCGGTCGGTACGTGCCGTATGGGGCGGTCCGGTGTGGATTCGGTTGTTTCATCCGTCGACCTTCGAGTGCACGGTGTGCGCAATTTGTTCGTAGCGGATGCGTCCGTTATGCCGAGCCTTCCGAGCGGAAATCCTAACTCGGTAGCAATGGCCATCGGCGAGTATTTTGTACGATcgaattttccatccaaagTAACaacgggaaaataa
- the LOC126568367 gene encoding sphingolipid delta(4)-desaturase DES1 → MGQHVSRTDFEWTYTEEPHASRRKLILEKYPQIKKLFGYDPQFKWVASAMVLTQLAMLFVVKDQSWKMVFLLAYCFGGVINHSLMLACHEIAHNLAFGHARPMANRLFGFFCNLPIGLPMSVSFKKYHLEHHRYQGDEVIDTDLPTYLEAKLFCTTVGKFFWVCLQPLFYIFRPLIVNPKPPQKLELVNGVIQLAFNTLIVQYFGWKVMVYLIVGSLLAMGLHPVAGHFISEHYMFAKGFETYSYYGPLNWITFNVGYHNEHHDFPAVPGRLLPEVKRIAPEFYDNIPQHTSWTRVLYDFITDPSIGPYARIKRKARGLDS, encoded by the coding sequence ATGGGACAGCACGTATCCCGTACCGATTTCGAATGGACGTACACGGAGGAACCGCATGCCAGCCGGCGCAAGCTAATCCTGGAAAAGTATCCCCAAATCAAGAAACTTTTCGGGTACGATCCACAATTCAAATGGGTCGCCAGTGCGATGGTTCTCACCCAGCTAGCGATGCTGTTCGTCGTGAAGGACCAATCGTGGAAGATGGTGTTCCTTCTGGCGTACTGTTTCGGGGGTGTGATTAATCATTCGCTAATGCTGGCGTGCCATGAAATTGCTCACAATCTCGCGTTTGGGCACGCGCGACCAATGGCGAATCGGTTGTTTGGCTTCTTTTGCAACCTTCCGATCGGGTTACCGATGTCGGTATCGTTCAAGAAGTACCATCTGGAGCACCACCGTTATCAGGGTGACGAAGTGATCGACACGGATTTGCCCACGTACCTGGAAGCGAAACTGTTCTGCACAACGGTTGGCAAATTTTTCTGGGTCTGTCTCCAACCGCTGTTCTACATCTTTCGGCCACTGATAGTGAATCCGAAACCACCGCAAAAGCTCGAACTGGTAAACGGGGTCATACAGCTTGCCTTCAACACACTCATCGTGCAGTACTTCGGGTGGAAAGTGATGGTCTATCTGATCGTTGGATCACTACTTGCGATGGGCCTTCATCCGGTGGCGGGACATTTCATCTCCGAGCATTACATGTTTGCGAAAGGGTTCGAAACGTACTCGTACTATGGACCTCTGAACTGGATCACCTTTAATGTGGGGTATCACAACGAACATCACGACTTTCCTGCCGTCCCTGGCCGATTGCTGCCGGAAGTGAAGCGAATTGCGCCCGAATTCTACGACAACATCCCGCAGCACACGTCCTGGACGCGGGTGCTGTACGATTTCATCACCGACCCATCCATCGGACCGTACGCTCGTATCAAGCGTAAAGCACGCGGTCTGGATTCGTAA
- the LOC126567587 gene encoding zinc finger protein 184-like: MERPGTRLYSLKIEPITREVYLNCKANNIETPVETSSFKETVSDEDLQQKSDDYIVEATAGSKAKRKKKRYHCTLCDKYLHNIDEHRRMHANQRTQQCPYCEKAFVYRSNLYTHLNIHTQERIYRCEQCGSEFSSIQGLKQHRTIHFARQYACTVCKRMYSRKCYLRIHQQRMHMPKEQKHKCLICDREFQNETQMEKHMTIHQDSTLFECNACHRVYNAKRNLARHIRTAHRPQASAEG; encoded by the exons ATGGAGCGTCCCGGTACGCGATTGTACAGCCTCAAAATAGAACCAATTACGCGAGAGGTGTACTTAAATTGCAAAGCGAATAATATCGAAACACCGGTAGAAACTAGCAGCTTCAAGGAAACGGTCTCTGATGAAGATTTACAGCAGAAATCGGATGACTATATTGTGGAAGCGACTGCTGGCAGTAAAgcaaagcgaaagaagaaaCGGTACCACTGTACGCTGTGTGACAAATATTTGCACAACATTGACGAGCATCGTCGAATGCATGCGAACCAGCGCACCCAACAGTGCCCGTACTGTGAGAAAGCGTTCGTCTATCGGTCGAATCTGTACACCCATCTGAACATTCACACACAGGAACGGATTTACCGGTGTGAGCAGTGTGGCAGCGAGTTTAGTAGCATACAGGGCCTTAAACAGCACCGTACGATACATTTTGCGAGACAGTATGCGTGTACCGTGTGTAAGCGAATGTACAGCCGCAAGTGTTACCTTCGCATTCACCAGCAAAGGATGCACATGCCGAAGGAGCAGAAGCACAAATGTTTAATTTGTGATCGAGAGTTCCAAAACGA GACGCAGATGGAGAAGCATATGACGATTCACCAGGACAGCACACTCTTCGAATGCAATGCATGCCATCGGGTTTACAATGCGAAAAGAAATCTAGCCAGGCACATAAGGACAGCCCACCGGCCACAGGCGTCGGCGGAAGGATGA
- the LOC126567588 gene encoding zinc finger protein 501-like — protein MEHTCRLCTITDTTLASISNFRLLDMDQESTTPLDELIEQYLAISVNPSPFDPLICAACLKRLEEWHTFRESCRQHNRLFLEQTIPFEEGTHCVTAYEITFQDQEVSVEEKDNVEFKEEQVEEHVVIDEIHLHSEPAELIIVPDGQSTSSATVKKLSDEERSGKEVYTAAVGKRKRGRPKKAKESTERKASSQQLGQQKRRQRSLAKICTICGVSRTDMAAHMRWHNNERPYQCPHCPKIFLNSSNLKNHINLHTRDKMYKCDLCDKEFPSTTGRSKHRETHATERVHLCAVCGKSFKYRASLARHRQIHFEEPKHKCTVCDRLFLTKTRLMKHFLVHKSDKPFSCDVCGKAFNRKDNLKTHKKTHAFGRRHLKKKLEECVQTELPANGSAR, from the exons ATGGAACACACTTGCCGATTATGTACGATTACCGATACGACACTCGCCAGCATATCGAACTTTCGGTTGCTGGACATGGATCAGGAATCTACCACACCGCTGGACGAACTGATTGAACAGTATTTAGCAATAAGT GTAAATCCTTCCCCATTTGATCCACTGATTTGTGCCGCCTGTTTGAAGCGTTTAGAAGAATGGCACACGTTTCGGGAAAGCTGTCGTCAACACAATCGCCTCTTTCTGGAGCAAACTATCCCGTTCGAAGAAGGGACTCATTGCGTTACTGCATACGAAATAACCTTCCAGGATCAGGAAGTTTCGGTGGAAGAGAAAGACAATGTGGAATTCAAGGAGGAACAAGTAGAGGAACACGTCGTAATAGACGAGATACATCTGCACTCCGAACCGGCCGAATTAATCATTGTGCCAGATGGACAATCTACCAGTTCAGCAACGGTAAAGAAGCTTTCTGATGAGGAAAGATCTGGGAAGGAAGTTTATACAGCTGCCGTCGGTAAGCGAAAACGAGGACGgccaaaaaaagcgaaagaaagtaCGGAACGAAAAGCATCTAGCCAGCAATTAGGACAACAGAAACGAAGACAGCGATCGTTGGCAAAAATCTGTACCATCTGTGGCGTTTCGCGTACCGACATGGCAGCCCATATGCGCTGGCACAATAATGAGCGCCCCTATCAGTGTCCGCACTGTCCGAAGATTTTCCTTAACAGTTCCAATCTGAAAAATCACATCAATCTGCATACCCGTGACAAGATGTACAAGTGTGATCTCTGTGATAAGGAGTTTCCAAGCACAACGGGCCGCAGCAAGCATCGGGAAACGCACGCCACCGAGCGTGTGCATCTGTGTGCGGTGTgtggaaaatcgttcaaataTCGTGCATCGCTCGCACGCCACCGGCAGATCCATTTCGAGGAACCGAAGCACAAGTGTACCGTTTGCGATAGGCTGTTCCTAACGAA AACACGATTAATGAAACACTTCTTGGTGCACAAGAGCGACAAACCATTTAGTTGTGACGTCTGCGGGAAAGCCTTTAACCGGAAGGACAAtcttaaaacacacaaaaaaacgcacgcaTTCGGAAGGCGACATTTGAAAAAGAAGCTCGAGGAGTGTGTGCAAACAGAGCTGCCTGCTAATGGAAGTGCAAGGTAA
- the LOC126568039 gene encoding negative elongation factor B isoform X1 codes for MNPAAKITHSGLEEVNVPGPLFLKAALSECDDPLKAIESFQVENGILLPSLRPMLPLLDLHGVRRLDFHTSVLEELRDKLIAHINELGAKEGRQRDAKLKELLVKSFPVVRVKALRPVVMCILRNTPHIEDKYLRILVRDRELYQDTDTEVKRQIWRDNQSLFGDEVSPLLSQYIREKEHILFDHLNLNNLFFTPTPKVRRQGEVVQKLAHMIGNSVKLYDMVLQFLRTLFLRTRNVHYCTLRAELLMALHDLEVQDIISVDPCHKFTWCLDACIREKNVDMKRSRELQGFLDNIKRGQEQVLGDLSMTLCDPYAINFLATSAIKILQHLINNEGLPRENLILVLLLRMLALGLSAWVMIDSQDFKEPKLDSQVVTKFLPALMSLMVDDQVRHLHSKLPPDERESAITIIEHSGPAPDAVEAYIQENAVASILAMYYTLHTARQKDRVGILRVMAILASCKDDRAYEDPFLHSLIALIIPMSEEFANEDFCTGLFDEFLFAGLTRDNVTRHMLKLLWYIHQKLPQARLMTLMKALQPTAQHHESVHKLYENLQKRVGALTQEPPAEPMETDFDSPLKNVPTPGPHYVS; via the exons ATGAATCCAGCGGCAAAAATCACACACTCCGGTTTGGAAGAGGTTAACGTACCCGGGCCATTGTTTCTGAAAGCGGC CCTCTCGGAGTGTGACGATCCGTTGAAAGCGATCGAATCGTTTCAGGTGGAAAATGGCATCTTGCTACCGTCGTTACGCCCGATGCTACCGTTGCTCGATCTGCATGGTGTACGGCGGTTGGATTTTCACACCTCCGTGCTGGAGGAATTGCGCGACAAGCTGATCGCTCACATCAACGAGCTGGGCGCGAAAGAGGGCCGTCAGCGGGATGCCAAGCTGAAGGAGCTGCTGGTGAAAAGTTTCCCGGTCGTGCGCGTAAAAGCACTCCGTCCGGTCGTTATGTGCATTCTGCGCAATACGCCGCACATTGAGGACAAGTATTTGCGGATTTTGGTACGTGACCGTGAACTGTACCAGGATACCGACACGGAGGTGAAGCGACAGATATGGCGCGATAATCAATCACTGTTTGGGGACGAAGTGTCTCCCCTGCTGTCACAGTACATCCGCGAAAAGGAACATATCCTGTTCGATCATCTGAATCTGAACAATCTGTTCTTCACACCAACACCGAAGGTACGCCGGCAGGGTGAGGTGGTACAGAAGCTAGCCCACATGATTGGCAACAGTGTGAAGCTGTACGATATGGTGCTGCAGTTCCTGCGGACATTGTTTCTGCGTACGCGCAACGTACACTATTGCACGCTGCGGGCCGAGCTGCTAATGGCACTGCACGATCTCGAAGTACAGGACATCATATCGGTGGATCCGTGCCACAAGTTTACCTGGTGTTTGGATGCTTGCATCCGAGAGAAAAACGTCGACATGAAACGTTCGCGCGAGCTGCAGGGTTTTCTCGATAACATCAAGCGTGGCCAAGAGCAGGTGCTGGGCGATCTTTCCATGACGCTGTGCGATCCGTATGCGATCAATTTTCTGGCAACTTCGGCCATTAAAATTCTGCAACATCTCATCAACAACGAAGGATTGCCGAGGGAAAACCTCATTCTGGTACTGCTTCTCCGCATGCTGGCGCTTGGCCTGTCCGCCTGGGTTATGATCGATTCGCAGGATTTTAAGGAACCGAAGCTGGACAGCCAGGTGGTGACGAAGTTTCTACCCGCCCTAATGTCGCTCATGGTGGACGATCAGGTGCGCCATCTGCACTCCAAGCTACCGCCGGATGAGCGCGAAAgtgccatcaccatcatcgaaCACTCGGGACCGGCGCCGGATGCGGTGGAAGCCTACATTCAGGAAAATGCCGTCGCCTCAATACTCGCGATGTACTACACGCTGCACACCGCACGTCAGAAGGATCGGGTCGGTATACTGCGCGTGATGGCCATTTTGGCCTCGTGCAAGGATGACCGTGCGTACGAAGATCCGTTCCTTCACTCGCTCATCGCACTTATCATACCGATGTCGGAGGAGTTTGCTAACGAAGACTTCTGTACCGGACTGTTCGATGAGTTTCTGTTTGCCGGTCTTACGCGGGATAATGTAACTCGCCACATGCTCAAGCTGCTCTGGTACATCCACCAGAAGTTGCCGCAGGCACGACTGATGACGTTGATGAAGGCACTCCAACCGACGGCCCAGCACCACGAGAGTGTACACAAGCTGTATGAAAATCTACAGAAACGGGTCGGTGCACTGACGCAGGAACCGCCAGCGGAACCGATGGAGACGGATTTTGATTCTCCGTTAAAAAATGTTCCCACACCAGGGCCACACTATGTGAGTTAA
- the LOC126568039 gene encoding negative elongation factor B isoform X2 has translation MNPAAKITHSGLEEVNVPGPLFLKAALSECDDPLKAIESFQVENGILLPSLRPMLPLLDLHGVRRLDFHTSVLEELRDKLIAHINELGAKEGRQRDAKLKELLVKSFPVVRVKALRPVVMCILRNTPHIEDKYLRILVRDRELYQDTDTEVKRQIWRDNQSLFGDEVSPLLSQYIREKEHILFDHLNLNNLFFTPTPKVRRQGEVVQKLAHMIGNSVKLYDMVLQFLRTLFLRTRNVHYCTLRAELLMALHDLEVQDIISVDPCHKFTWCLDACIREKNVDMKRSRELQGFLDNIKRGQEQVLGDLSMTLCDPYAINFLATSAIKILQHLINNEGLPRENLILVLLLRMLALGLSAWVMIDSQDFKEPKLDSQVVTKFLPALMSLMVDDQVRHLHSKLPPDERESAITIIEHSGPAPDAVEAYIQENAVASILAMYYTLHTARQKDRVGILRVMAILASCKDDRAYEDPFLHSLIALIIPMSEEFANEDFCTGLFDEFLFAGLTRDNVTRHMLKLLWYIHQKLPQARLMTLMKALQPTAQHHESVHKLYENLQKRVGALTQEPPAEPMETDFDSPLKNVPTPGPHYVI, from the exons ATGAATCCAGCGGCAAAAATCACACACTCCGGTTTGGAAGAGGTTAACGTACCCGGGCCATTGTTTCTGAAAGCGGC CCTCTCGGAGTGTGACGATCCGTTGAAAGCGATCGAATCGTTTCAGGTGGAAAATGGCATCTTGCTACCGTCGTTACGCCCGATGCTACCGTTGCTCGATCTGCATGGTGTACGGCGGTTGGATTTTCACACCTCCGTGCTGGAGGAATTGCGCGACAAGCTGATCGCTCACATCAACGAGCTGGGCGCGAAAGAGGGCCGTCAGCGGGATGCCAAGCTGAAGGAGCTGCTGGTGAAAAGTTTCCCGGTCGTGCGCGTAAAAGCACTCCGTCCGGTCGTTATGTGCATTCTGCGCAATACGCCGCACATTGAGGACAAGTATTTGCGGATTTTGGTACGTGACCGTGAACTGTACCAGGATACCGACACGGAGGTGAAGCGACAGATATGGCGCGATAATCAATCACTGTTTGGGGACGAAGTGTCTCCCCTGCTGTCACAGTACATCCGCGAAAAGGAACATATCCTGTTCGATCATCTGAATCTGAACAATCTGTTCTTCACACCAACACCGAAGGTACGCCGGCAGGGTGAGGTGGTACAGAAGCTAGCCCACATGATTGGCAACAGTGTGAAGCTGTACGATATGGTGCTGCAGTTCCTGCGGACATTGTTTCTGCGTACGCGCAACGTACACTATTGCACGCTGCGGGCCGAGCTGCTAATGGCACTGCACGATCTCGAAGTACAGGACATCATATCGGTGGATCCGTGCCACAAGTTTACCTGGTGTTTGGATGCTTGCATCCGAGAGAAAAACGTCGACATGAAACGTTCGCGCGAGCTGCAGGGTTTTCTCGATAACATCAAGCGTGGCCAAGAGCAGGTGCTGGGCGATCTTTCCATGACGCTGTGCGATCCGTATGCGATCAATTTTCTGGCAACTTCGGCCATTAAAATTCTGCAACATCTCATCAACAACGAAGGATTGCCGAGGGAAAACCTCATTCTGGTACTGCTTCTCCGCATGCTGGCGCTTGGCCTGTCCGCCTGGGTTATGATCGATTCGCAGGATTTTAAGGAACCGAAGCTGGACAGCCAGGTGGTGACGAAGTTTCTACCCGCCCTAATGTCGCTCATGGTGGACGATCAGGTGCGCCATCTGCACTCCAAGCTACCGCCGGATGAGCGCGAAAgtgccatcaccatcatcgaaCACTCGGGACCGGCGCCGGATGCGGTGGAAGCCTACATTCAGGAAAATGCCGTCGCCTCAATACTCGCGATGTACTACACGCTGCACACCGCACGTCAGAAGGATCGGGTCGGTATACTGCGCGTGATGGCCATTTTGGCCTCGTGCAAGGATGACCGTGCGTACGAAGATCCGTTCCTTCACTCGCTCATCGCACTTATCATACCGATGTCGGAGGAGTTTGCTAACGAAGACTTCTGTACCGGACTGTTCGATGAGTTTCTGTTTGCCGGTCTTACGCGGGATAATGTAACTCGCCACATGCTCAAGCTGCTCTGGTACATCCACCAGAAGTTGCCGCAGGCACGACTGATGACGTTGATGAAGGCACTCCAACCGACGGCCCAGCACCACGAGAGTGTACACAAGCTGTATGAAAATCTACAGAAACGGGTCGGTGCACTGACGCAGGAACCGCCAGCGGAACCGATGGAGACGGATTTTGATTCTCCGTTAAAAAATGTTCCCACACCAGGGCCACACTATGTGA